A genomic segment from Amygdalobacter nucleatus encodes:
- a CDS encoding IS3 family transposase — MGCGTQGEKAAIIKELREKGYQLKYLLKAIGMSKSTYYFEINKSDVVADRNEELLIVIREIFEKNKHRYGVRRIYHELLNRGYHINHKRVQRLMHKAGLAGKRPKEKYHSYKGEVGKIADNVINRDFSTTAPLQKWTTDVSQFNFSWGKCYISPVLDMNTNEIISYNLSTSPNLEQVSRMLDRAFEKFPSVEGLIFHSDQGWQYMHAYFRNTLQKHGIVQSMSRKGNCYDNCIMETFFGRLKNEMYYGYEKDYSSFEEFSKAVEEYIDYYNNKRIQAKTKWMPPVQYRIASMCPA; from the coding sequence ATGGGCTGCGGAACTCAAGGCGAAAAAGCAGCAATCATCAAAGAACTCCGTGAAAAAGGATACCAATTAAAATATCTCTTAAAAGCTATTGGCATGTCTAAATCAACTTATTATTTTGAGATTAACAAATCAGATGTAGTTGCTGATCGCAATGAAGAATTACTGATTGTTATTAGAGAAATATTTGAAAAAAACAAGCATAGATATGGTGTTCGTAGAATTTATCATGAATTACTAAATCGTGGATATCATATAAATCATAAGCGAGTTCAACGCCTTATGCATAAAGCAGGATTAGCTGGTAAGCGTCCAAAGGAAAAATATCATTCTTATAAGGGCGAAGTAGGTAAGATTGCTGATAATGTAATAAATAGGGATTTCAGTACAACAGCACCATTGCAGAAATGGACAACAGATGTCTCTCAGTTTAATTTTTCATGGGGGAAATGCTATATCTCTCCAGTACTGGATATGAATACGAATGAAATCATTTCATATAATTTATCAACAAGCCCGAATCTTGAGCAGGTATCAAGAATGCTGGATAGAGCTTTTGAAAAATTCCCATCTGTTGAAGGGCTTATATTTCATTCAGACCAAGGTTGGCAGTATATGCATGCCTATTTTAGAAATACCTTACAGAAACACGGTATTGTACAGTCTATGTCGCGAAAAGGTAATTGTTATGACAACTGTATAATGGAAACCTTCTTCGGAAGACTAAAGAATGAGATGTATTACGGCTATGAGAAAGATTATTCCTCCTTCGAAGAATTCTCAAAAGCAGTTGAAGAATATATAGATTACTATAATAATAAAAGAATTCAGGCAAAAACAAAATGGATGCCTCCTGTACAATACAGGATAGCATCCATGTGTCCAGCCTAG
- a CDS encoding HNH endonuclease, with protein MEEVHRIKPISEGGTHVRENLLSLCKSCHSTIHAKRGDCWYKNTH; from the coding sequence GTGGAGGAAGTCCACCGTATTAAACCAATTTCAGAAGGTGGAACGCACGTAAGAGAGAATCTGCTCTCTCTTTGTAAATCCTGCCATTCAACGATTCATGCTAAGCGTGGAGATTGCTGGTATAAGAATACCCACTAA
- a CDS encoding MerR family transcriptional regulator, whose protein sequence is MKTVNEVSKIAGISIRTLHYYDKIGLLKATAYSESGYRLYNDDDLKMLQSVLLFRELEFPLKEIKEIIYSENFDKNLALEQQINLLTLKKEHLENLILFAKGLKALGGNIMDFTAFDTAKIDVYAKQAKEAWGNTAEWKEFEHKDKSRSNEETKVLHQQLMLIFAEFGKLKSTEFDAEEAQALVKKLQEFITTNFYKCSNEILSVLGKMYTGGGDFTKNIDRFAGEGTADFVNKAIEYYCE, encoded by the coding sequence GTGAAAACTGTTAATGAGGTAAGTAAAATAGCAGGAATCAGTATTAGAACCTTGCATTACTATGACAAAATCGGTTTATTAAAAGCAACGGCTTATTCAGAAAGCGGCTATAGGTTATACAATGACGATGATTTGAAGATGCTACAGTCAGTTTTACTATTTAGAGAATTGGAATTTCCGCTAAAAGAAATTAAAGAAATCATCTATAGTGAAAACTTTGACAAGAATTTAGCACTGGAGCAGCAAATTAATTTACTTACTTTGAAAAAGGAACATTTAGAAAATTTAATTCTTTTTGCGAAAGGGCTTAAAGCGTTAGGAGGTAATATTATGGACTTTACAGCGTTCGATACTGCAAAGATTGATGTGTATGCAAAACAAGCAAAGGAGGCTTGGGGTAATACAGCTGAATGGAAGGAGTTTGAACATAAGGATAAGAGCAGAAGTAATGAGGAGACAAAAGTGTTGCATCAGCAACTAATGCTGATTTTTGCTGAATTTGGTAAATTAAAATCAACGGAGTTCGATGCAGAAGAAGCACAAGCCTTGGTTAAGAAACTGCAAGAATTTATTACAACTAATTTCTATAAGTGTTCGAATGAAATATTATCAGTACTTGGTAAAATGTATACTGGAGGTGGCGACTTCACTAAAAATATTGATCGCTTTGCAGGTGAAGGAACGGCAGATTTTGTAAACAAAGCAATTGAATACTATTGTGAATAG
- a CDS encoding type II toxin-antitoxin system RelE/ParE family toxin produces MYKIKFTNAYKNSYKRMIKRDIDVSLLDEVVDSLRQGIALDPKHKNHMLKERFSGYFECHIKPDCLLVYLREDDILTLTLIDTSSHADLFNM; encoded by the coding sequence ATGTACAAGATAAAGTTCACGAACGCTTATAAGAATAGTTATAAGCGTATGATTAAGCGTGATATCGATGTTTCTCTTTTAGATGAAGTGGTTGATAGTTTAAGACAAGGCATTGCACTTGATCCTAAACACAAAAACCACATGCTAAAAGAAAGATTCTCCGGTTATTTTGAGTGTCACATCAAGCCTGACTGCTTACTCGTTTATCTGAGAGAGGATGATATTCTTACTCTCACACTTATCGATACCAGTAGCCATGCAGACCTGTTCAACATGTAA